Proteins found in one Brevibacillus brevis genomic segment:
- a CDS encoding RHS repeat-associated core domain-containing protein: protein MNTTEKLAGYENIQLVSPFEIQSLQDVRIVKKVNEHARLFVTGIIPEEKSDRYIEMATSEDTVALNLVENGSLTKTLFKGLVDSVSVNFVHGVYHLELEAVSHTQRMDGQRKMRSFQHKQMTYVSLLDEITKDYPGSDYLDHASNGAPLGTIAIQYQETDWQFLKRLASRFGSILVAEAVADTPKFWFGLPEGRTAQLTDASYTISKRLSPYMETTENGYAAGMSENDFLTYEVESGQVLQLGDRVNYQGKELVVAGSTTRIDHALLIHTYQLMPEAGIRQNPIRNDDICGAALEGKIIDIQKDTVKIHLDIDPKQPKAEASWFPYATVYSAEGNSGFHCMPQMGDSVKLYFSTPDEEGAMAVSSVRKGGGSTAKTGNPGIKYWGTNFGKELMMGGKELVLTAKESKEGNIFIKLHEEDGIEIHSMHPIVFSSEKDMEITSDTKVEIKAKEAIYLMCSTSSMILDGEVDLQAPKIEMVGLTKAPVVVEDLPQEEEEEEVVEEEQEEEDSGWGFLDSLQLGLDIVGMIPVIGEVADVVNAGISVARGDYAGAAMSLAAAIPGAGTAVTAAKLTTKAVKATKAMTKATKAVKAADKVLGVSKAVKATANAASAVKGKVITAARNIQESMDKLAAVQKLKKSMVGKFMQKPIVKEVLKEAGSEVLDYATDGVFSTVTGIAGRRKKVRVTYKNTDRLKKRNIKKAKLKSCLRDPIHGGTGAQFIVHPALKLYGAETWTFELHYNSLLLQEGALGKAWTHNYEMRLEFLDETREEITVWWNAGRANTFTRVQDGLYRSSDADVFFDELRERQDGYTLWVKETRETYDFARNGQALRHTVAAGMSLLFSYDQHGRLNRLTEERSRRAFSLEYGADGLVSALSDGTRSLRFSYDADRRMTRYTNPNGVVTDLSYTGNDQLESLASDGVIVYTNTFDEEGRIICQTDAAGIPGYIHYDTESRPDMMVTTFTDGNGHVEVMVHDDNGQLLEKTEKDGTVTKYSYNEWGQTTSETNGAGETTTYTYDHRGNLVKETDPLGNTTTYTYNENDLMVAEEDAEGGVTTYAYDEHERLVSITRPDGCTSSIGYNEHGQRSTYIDFTGAKTTYHYDGQGMLVSAQDPEGRIFRVGFDPTGRMTTFTDAFGGALRQVFDANDNLVGVIDPLGRMHSFTYDTQDCRVEETTPSGVSTKIGYTITEKVESITNVYGEVTRYEYDKEWQIVGVVDPTGAKTSLERDAMGRVTSVTDPLGNTQRYEYDAAGRLLAIYDATGQKVSGLTYDGAGNILAHIDGLGRTTQYQFNKLHQVITTTNAAGQKNKFSYDAAARLTEVLENESAVYKQQYDAEGRLTSYTDANGNATMLSYDASGLLLAERNATGEGTTYRYDKRGWLTDKTNARGQETHYRYDAAGQLIEQQDEAGTVRRTFDAEGRVVSVKEDGKDTKRRTYDLLGRIVSSTDQYGNTLQYTYDAGGRLATLVYPDGKKVHYSYDLAGQLTKVTDWAGRVTRYTYDENYRLIRTDRPNGTVEQRHYDAAGQLLRLWDQNAQGVMLQQYRFVYNELGQIIQEEEKQYTYDALRRLTSGAMAGRKILYTYDQGGNITAIGDSASSLATAMTYAKDNRLDTVDGQPVQYDEDGNLLLLPGKLQPEPYAYDARNRLVRAGQARYTYDAEYVRTSMTWNGKTTRYVVDQNADLTQVLMELEESGTARAYYVYGLGLIGREDAQGDYLSYHADTRGSTTLLTDEHGRVTDRYTYGLYGELEAHEGRTKQPFCYNGRDGVMTDPNGLYYMRARYYHPGLKRFLNRDVLQGDMTDGQTFNRFAYVNGDPIGFIDPLGLMKCEDRQRVLDNIAASKAARASSKFSLLGKGNARSNPATYYSYDELHARLKGAGLTGKNMGFEAHHLLSKQFANKFGLSKGEIISVPLTPLHHRGSGGAKLVGAGKNINDAIQKELKKITGSLTERAAIKNSTAEQVWQAHRNVYEKMGQGDWAKAIYTAYVKPKGIRY from the coding sequence ATGAATACGACAGAGAAGCTGGCTGGATACGAGAATATTCAGTTGGTCTCACCCTTTGAAATCCAAAGCCTACAAGATGTCAGAATCGTGAAGAAAGTCAATGAGCACGCGAGACTGTTCGTCACCGGTATCATCCCGGAGGAAAAAAGCGACCGCTACATTGAGATGGCGACGAGTGAGGATACAGTCGCGCTAAATTTGGTGGAAAACGGTTCGCTTACAAAGACGCTGTTCAAAGGACTCGTGGATTCCGTCAGTGTCAACTTTGTTCACGGCGTGTACCATTTGGAGCTCGAAGCGGTCTCGCACACGCAGCGAATGGACGGACAGCGCAAGATGCGCTCTTTTCAGCATAAACAAATGACGTATGTCAGTCTGCTGGATGAAATCACGAAGGACTATCCCGGCTCGGATTATTTGGACCATGCTTCGAACGGAGCGCCGCTTGGGACCATTGCCATCCAGTATCAGGAGACAGATTGGCAGTTTTTAAAGCGATTGGCCTCTCGCTTTGGTTCCATTCTCGTCGCTGAGGCAGTGGCAGATACGCCCAAGTTCTGGTTCGGCTTGCCCGAGGGACGTACTGCTCAACTGACAGACGCCAGCTACACCATTAGCAAAAGGCTGTCTCCCTATATGGAAACGACAGAAAACGGCTACGCGGCAGGTATGTCGGAAAACGATTTTCTCACCTATGAAGTAGAAAGCGGACAGGTCCTCCAACTCGGAGACCGCGTGAACTACCAAGGCAAAGAGCTGGTCGTCGCGGGATCAACAACAAGGATCGACCATGCCCTTCTCATTCACACCTATCAGCTCATGCCCGAAGCAGGCATTCGTCAAAACCCTATCCGCAACGATGACATATGCGGCGCTGCTCTGGAAGGCAAGATCATCGACATCCAGAAGGACACCGTCAAAATCCACCTCGACATCGATCCGAAGCAGCCCAAGGCAGAGGCGAGTTGGTTCCCGTATGCTACGGTCTATTCGGCAGAGGGCAACAGCGGCTTTCACTGCATGCCGCAAATGGGTGACTCCGTCAAGCTGTACTTCTCCACACCAGATGAAGAAGGCGCCATGGCAGTCAGCTCCGTGCGAAAAGGTGGAGGCAGCACGGCGAAGACGGGCAATCCCGGCATCAAGTACTGGGGAACCAACTTTGGCAAAGAGCTGATGATGGGCGGCAAGGAGCTCGTTCTTACTGCAAAGGAGAGCAAGGAAGGCAATATTTTTATCAAGCTGCATGAAGAGGACGGTATCGAGATTCACAGCATGCATCCGATCGTATTTTCCTCGGAAAAGGATATGGAGATTACGTCAGACACCAAGGTTGAGATTAAGGCCAAAGAAGCGATCTACCTCATGTGCAGCACCAGCAGCATGATTTTGGACGGGGAAGTGGATCTTCAAGCACCGAAGATTGAGATGGTTGGGCTGACGAAGGCGCCTGTGGTTGTGGAGGATTTGCCGCAGGAGGAGGAAGAAGAGGAAGTCGTTGAAGAGGAGCAGGAGGAAGAGGATTCTGGATGGGGCTTCCTCGATAGCTTACAGCTTGGACTCGATATCGTGGGGATGATCCCTGTCATCGGGGAAGTAGCAGACGTCGTCAATGCGGGGATATCTGTCGCGCGTGGCGATTATGCGGGTGCCGCTATGTCCCTTGCAGCTGCGATTCCAGGTGCGGGTACGGCAGTGACTGCGGCAAAGCTGACGACGAAAGCAGTGAAGGCAACAAAAGCGATGACCAAGGCAACGAAAGCGGTAAAGGCAGCAGACAAAGTACTGGGTGTATCTAAAGCGGTAAAGGCGACGGCCAATGCAGCAAGCGCAGTGAAAGGCAAGGTCATTACTGCTGCGCGGAACATTCAGGAGAGTATGGACAAGCTTGCCGCTGTGCAGAAGCTGAAGAAGAGCATGGTCGGCAAGTTCATGCAGAAACCTATTGTGAAGGAAGTGCTAAAAGAGGCGGGATCTGAGGTATTAGATTATGCGACGGATGGTGTCTTCTCAACCGTAACGGGAATTGCCGGGCGCCGTAAAAAAGTTCGTGTGACTTATAAGAACACTGATAGGCTGAAAAAGCGGAACATCAAAAAAGCGAAGCTGAAAAGTTGCCTTCGAGACCCTATCCACGGAGGCACCGGAGCGCAATTTATCGTTCATCCTGCCCTCAAGCTGTATGGAGCCGAGACGTGGACGTTTGAGCTGCATTACAACTCCCTGCTTTTGCAAGAGGGAGCACTGGGAAAAGCATGGACACACAATTACGAAATGCGTCTGGAATTCTTGGATGAGACACGCGAAGAAATTACGGTTTGGTGGAATGCTGGCCGCGCCAATACCTTTACTCGTGTTCAGGACGGCTTATACCGGTCCAGTGATGCGGACGTCTTTTTTGACGAACTGCGGGAAAGACAAGACGGCTATACGCTGTGGGTCAAGGAAACGAGAGAGACGTACGATTTTGCCAGAAATGGACAAGCACTTCGCCATACGGTAGCTGCCGGGATGTCGCTGCTCTTTAGCTATGACCAGCATGGCAGGCTGAATCGCTTGACAGAAGAACGGAGTCGTCGAGCGTTTTCACTGGAATATGGGGCGGATGGCTTGGTGTCAGCATTGTCCGATGGGACTCGTTCCCTTCGCTTTTCGTATGATGCCGACCGCAGGATGACTCGCTACACCAATCCCAATGGTGTTGTCACTGACTTGTCCTATACAGGAAATGACCAACTGGAATCTCTGGCATCCGATGGCGTCATCGTCTATACGAATACGTTTGACGAGGAAGGACGCATCATCTGCCAAACAGACGCGGCAGGCATCCCAGGTTATATTCACTATGATACCGAGAGCCGCCCGGACATGATGGTCACGACCTTCACAGACGGAAATGGGCATGTCGAGGTTATGGTCCATGACGACAATGGCCAATTGCTGGAGAAAACCGAGAAGGATGGAACGGTCACCAAATACTCCTATAATGAGTGGGGACAAACGACTTCTGAAACAAACGGAGCGGGCGAAACAACCACTTACACGTATGACCATCGCGGGAATCTGGTAAAAGAGACAGATCCTCTTGGCAATACAACGACCTATACGTACAACGAAAATGACCTCATGGTAGCAGAAGAAGACGCGGAAGGCGGAGTCACGACCTACGCCTATGATGAACACGAGCGGCTGGTCAGTATTACTCGACCAGATGGCTGCACCTCTTCCATCGGGTATAACGAGCACGGGCAAAGAAGCACTTATATTGATTTTACGGGAGCAAAAACTACTTATCATTACGATGGACAGGGAATGCTTGTTTCCGCTCAAGACCCAGAAGGGCGTATCTTCCGTGTTGGCTTCGACCCTACAGGTAGGATGACAACCTTTACAGATGCTTTTGGGGGGGCGCTGCGTCAGGTATTCGATGCCAATGATAATCTTGTTGGTGTCATAGATCCTCTTGGAAGGATGCATTCCTTCACCTACGATACACAGGATTGTCGGGTAGAGGAGACTACGCCGAGCGGAGTATCGACGAAGATCGGATATACGATTACAGAAAAAGTAGAATCCATCACGAACGTCTATGGTGAAGTCACTCGTTATGAATATGACAAGGAATGGCAGATCGTTGGGGTGGTAGATCCAACCGGAGCGAAGACCAGTCTCGAACGCGATGCCATGGGCAGAGTGACGTCTGTCACCGATCCTTTGGGGAACACCCAGCGCTATGAATACGATGCAGCGGGACGTTTACTGGCTATCTATGATGCAACCGGACAGAAAGTGAGCGGTCTTACCTATGATGGCGCAGGCAATATTCTTGCCCATATTGACGGACTCGGACGAACAACCCAATACCAATTCAACAAGCTTCATCAAGTCATTACCACAACAAATGCGGCTGGACAAAAGAATAAGTTCTCCTACGATGCAGCCGCACGACTGACAGAGGTATTGGAAAACGAATCAGCCGTCTACAAGCAGCAATACGACGCAGAAGGCCGCCTAACGAGCTATACGGATGCCAATGGCAATGCCACCATGCTCTCCTACGATGCCAGTGGTTTGCTTTTAGCTGAACGCAATGCTACCGGAGAAGGAACGACCTACCGCTATGACAAGCGCGGATGGCTGACCGACAAGACCAATGCGCGCGGTCAGGAAACGCACTACCGCTACGATGCAGCCGGACAGCTCATTGAACAGCAGGACGAAGCGGGGACTGTTCGCAGGACTTTCGACGCCGAGGGTCGCGTGGTAAGTGTCAAAGAAGATGGAAAAGACACCAAGCGTCGTACCTACGATCTTTTGGGACGAATCGTCTCTAGTACAGATCAGTATGGGAATACGCTACAGTACACCTACGATGCGGGAGGCAGACTGGCAACGCTCGTCTATCCAGATGGCAAGAAGGTTCACTATTCCTACGATCTCGCAGGTCAATTGACCAAGGTCACAGACTGGGCAGGTCGTGTCACAAGGTACACGTACGATGAAAATTACCGCCTCATCCGTACAGACCGACCAAACGGTACGGTAGAGCAGCGTCACTATGACGCAGCCGGACAGCTTCTGCGTCTTTGGGATCAAAATGCGCAAGGCGTCATGCTCCAGCAATATCGGTTTGTGTACAACGAGCTCGGGCAGATCATCCAAGAGGAAGAAAAGCAGTATACCTATGATGCCCTGCGGCGTCTGACGAGCGGAGCCATGGCAGGGCGAAAGATTCTCTATACCTATGACCAGGGCGGGAATATTACCGCTATTGGGGATTCAGCTTCGAGTCTTGCTACGGCGATGACATACGCCAAGGACAATCGGTTGGATACGGTAGATGGTCAACCTGTTCAGTACGACGAGGACGGCAACCTTCTGTTACTACCGGGCAAGCTTCAGCCAGAACCGTATGCGTATGATGCACGCAATCGTCTCGTCCGTGCCGGACAAGCTCGCTACACCTATGATGCCGAATACGTGCGCACCTCCATGACATGGAATGGTAAGACGACACGTTATGTGGTTGACCAAAACGCCGATTTGACTCAGGTTCTTATGGAGCTGGAGGAAAGTGGAACCGCCAGAGCGTATTATGTATATGGACTGGGCCTCATTGGTCGTGAGGATGCGCAAGGCGATTATTTGTCCTATCACGCGGATACGCGCGGAAGCACGACCCTGTTGACCGACGAGCATGGTCGAGTCACAGACCGTTATACCTACGGTTTGTATGGTGAGCTGGAAGCACATGAGGGCAGGACAAAACAGCCGTTTTGCTATAACGGCCGAGATGGAGTCATGACCGATCCGAATGGGTTGTACTACATGCGGGCGCGGTATTACCATCCGGGATTGAAGCGGTTCCTGAATCGAGATGTGCTCCAAGGGGACATGACGGACGGGCAGACGTTTAACCGGTTTGCTTATGTGAATGGGGATCCGATTGGGTTCATTGATCCGTTGGGGTTGATGAAGTGTGAAGATAGGCAGCGAGTTCTGGATAATATTGCGGCGAGTAAGGCGGCTAGAGCATCTTCAAAATTTAGTTTATTAGGTAAAGGAAACGCACGTAGTAATCCAGCGACATACTATTCTTATGATGAGCTACACGCTAGACTTAAAGGAGCAGGTTTGACAGGGAAAAATATGGGATTTGAGGCACACCACCTATTATCGAAACAATTTGCAAACAAATTCGGACTTTCAAAAGGTGAGATTATTTCAGTTCCGCTTACACCTCTACACCATAGGGGATCGGGGGGAGCTAAACTGGTAGGTGCTGGAAAAAATATTAATGATGCGATTCAAAAAGAACTGAAAAAAATTACAGGCTCATTAACAGAAAGAGCGGCTATTAAAAATTCTACCGCTGAACAAGTTTGGCAAGCCCATCGAAACGTCTACGAGAAAATGGGACAGGGTGATTGGGCAAAAGCAATTTATACAGCCTATGTAAAACCAAAAGGTATTCGATATTAG
- a CDS encoding DUF4280 domain-containing protein — protein sequence MPMIEDVDVVPSSAPKKSYVVAGAILSCDYGSQKNKLKTPFSHGVYIRNQAQMNVNDYMPQVNIMPFGKCKCEKNPTVAAATAANNGVLKPMPCVPVVTMPWIDGKADVLVENHPALLNTSTNMCIYGGCIRIEDDGQEQ from the coding sequence ATGCCCATGATTGAAGATGTTGATGTTGTACCGTCGTCCGCTCCGAAGAAAAGCTACGTTGTGGCAGGAGCGATTCTCTCGTGCGATTACGGGAGCCAGAAGAACAAGCTGAAAACGCCGTTTAGTCATGGTGTGTACATTCGCAACCAGGCACAGATGAACGTGAATGACTATATGCCGCAAGTAAATATCATGCCGTTTGGCAAATGCAAATGTGAGAAAAATCCAACCGTTGCGGCTGCTACTGCTGCCAACAACGGCGTACTCAAGCCGATGCCATGCGTTCCTGTAGTCACCATGCCCTGGATCGATGGCAAAGCAGATGTACTCGTGGAAAACCATCCCGCCCTGTTAAACACCAGCACGAACATGTGCATATATGGAGGCTGCATACGCATCGAAGACGACGGACAGGAGCAATAG
- a CDS encoding imm11 family protein, whose product MNYFILSQDERIASAVEPTGVFDVIRQEWLTPDYQDELDEAVIQFDIKQKKENDYLDFLDRPIPLYSNRLKTIIHKFAPKLFVKSVVLVDRERIKQDLYWLMILPRVNCLSEQSEFHRDGSLKRLVLDPEKIGRHTIFQIEGIREPYIIIDLRLAEALLRRDFFGIRLKKTEQAGRRMSHAHD is encoded by the coding sequence ATGAATTATTTCATCTTGTCACAGGACGAGCGAATCGCGAGTGCAGTAGAGCCAACGGGCGTTTTTGACGTCATCCGGCAGGAGTGGCTCACCCCAGACTATCAGGACGAGTTAGACGAGGCCGTCATCCAGTTCGACATCAAGCAAAAGAAAGAGAACGACTACCTGGATTTTCTCGACAGACCCATCCCGCTCTATTCCAACCGCTTAAAGACAATCATCCACAAGTTCGCACCGAAGCTGTTCGTCAAATCCGTCGTGCTGGTAGACAGGGAGCGGATCAAGCAGGATTTGTACTGGCTGATGATCCTGCCTCGCGTGAACTGTCTGTCCGAGCAAAGCGAGTTTCACAGGGACGGCTCACTCAAAAGGCTGGTTCTCGATCCAGAAAAAATTGGGCGTCATACGATTTTTCAAATCGAAGGGATTCGTGAACCGTATATCATCATCGATTTGCGGCTGGCGGAAGCTTTGCTGCGCAGGGACTTTTTCGGTATCCGCTTGAAAAAAACAGAGCAAGCAGGGAGGAGAATGAGTCATGCCCATGATTGA
- a CDS encoding pentapeptide repeat-containing protein: MEREEALQHFKEHEVPKRTIASLHALDAYYQANKERLAKEFLRSFEEICRRVVDMQERGEKRKLAHLTYSMLRTELLLGSSHYLLEATDSSWFFDPVECQTSYDARWAFHFLDRLVDEWNEAARAYAGHVRLPDIERIKLVEAEKFHQYVVHLIRYAMVQAVQLEVFQQVDKEPELEVRVGEYLDQSEIVYCLDTRHKDSGMIRTWLEEKQELEYGYKVLAGLDLGQGQFDGLDLRYSDLSDSQLTKATLRESVLVGTRWHRAQLKAVDFGESLIHGADFTGANLLGASFREASGPRGLLEPDAWEMPGFDGVLFVGADLTGTDFTGADLRGADFTDAILTGANFSGALLERAVFSEEARESILLDELQERHVIWREGSQV, translated from the coding sequence ATGGAGAGAGAGGAAGCCTTGCAGCATTTCAAGGAGCACGAGGTGCCGAAGAGAACCATTGCCAGCCTGCATGCCTTGGATGCTTACTATCAGGCGAATAAAGAGAGGCTTGCAAAAGAATTTCTCCGTTCATTTGAAGAGATTTGCCGACGAGTCGTTGACATGCAGGAGCGAGGGGAAAAACGCAAGCTGGCGCACTTGACCTATTCCATGCTGCGGACGGAGCTTCTTCTTGGAAGCAGTCATTATTTGCTGGAAGCTACGGACAGCAGTTGGTTTTTCGATCCGGTAGAGTGTCAAACCAGCTATGATGCGAGATGGGCATTCCACTTTTTGGATCGGCTTGTAGACGAATGGAACGAGGCTGCCAGAGCGTATGCCGGACACGTAAGACTTCCCGATATCGAACGGATCAAGCTCGTGGAAGCAGAGAAGTTTCATCAATATGTCGTTCACTTAATCCGTTATGCCATGGTGCAGGCTGTTCAGCTGGAAGTCTTTCAACAGGTGGACAAGGAGCCGGAGCTGGAGGTGCGTGTCGGAGAATATCTCGATCAAAGCGAGATCGTGTACTGTCTGGACACTCGCCACAAAGATTCCGGGATGATCCGTACTTGGCTGGAAGAAAAGCAAGAGCTGGAATACGGCTACAAGGTTTTGGCTGGCCTCGATTTGGGACAAGGACAATTCGATGGTCTTGATCTTCGTTATTCGGACCTCTCTGACAGTCAGCTAACGAAAGCGACCCTTCGCGAAAGTGTTTTGGTCGGAACGAGATGGCATCGTGCCCAGCTAAAAGCGGTTGATTTCGGAGAAAGTCTCATTCATGGAGCGGATTTTACTGGAGCAAATCTGTTAGGCGCGAGCTTTCGTGAAGCCTCCGGGCCAAGGGGTCTTTTGGAGCCAGATGCGTGGGAGATGCCCGGATTTGATGGCGTCTTGTTCGTCGGGGCGGACTTGACCGGGACTGATTTTACCGGAGCCGACCTGCGCGGCGCAGACTTTACAGATGCGATTTTGACCGGCGCGAATTTTAGCGGCGCGCTTTTGGAGAGAGCCGTATTCTCGGAGGAGGCCAGGGAGTCCATTCTGTTGGATGAGCTTCAGGAGCGACATGTCATTTGGCGAGAGGGGAGTCAGGTATGA
- a CDS encoding contractile injection system protein, VgrG/Pvc8 family, which translates to MSLPVIAYNNLQISPYQLTHLVELTITKKINEHARLTFTGIVPEELKDSYVEMTEAQTPIEISQVDNDGNATPLFAGIVLEIGIKAVRDVYYLYVEAVSPTYNLDVKRKSRSFQNKAMTYGALLKTIAGEYPGMDIMDMASNGGKLGSFTMQYQETDWQFLKRLASRFQTGLMPASVFEKPKFSFGVPEGASKGKLDDFHYRVRKNLNEFRHSSENGVKGVDENDYIFYEVETDRVLDLGNGVDFKGKSLYVYEAHTEMKKGLLKHKYLLASKKGMSQKPLHNSLIVGASVQGKVIEVSKDNVKIHLDIDESQSKSEAHWFPYSSVYTAEGNSGWYCMPELDDYVRVYFPSNKESDGIAISSVRKNSDEGETNKLGNPDIKYFRTANGKELMFSPSEVLLSAKDGEILIRMTDADGIQIFSKKNIKVVSEKDILMDSATKVIISAKEEISLTCKESNIKMDGNTSIVGQELKTN; encoded by the coding sequence ATGAGTCTTCCTGTCATTGCCTACAACAATTTGCAAATTTCTCCTTATCAATTGACGCATCTGGTAGAACTGACGATTACGAAAAAGATCAATGAGCACGCTCGCCTGACATTTACGGGGATCGTACCAGAAGAATTGAAGGACAGCTATGTAGAAATGACAGAAGCACAGACCCCGATCGAAATCAGTCAGGTGGATAACGACGGCAACGCCACGCCGCTTTTTGCGGGGATCGTTCTGGAGATAGGCATCAAGGCCGTACGAGACGTGTATTATTTGTACGTCGAAGCTGTCTCGCCTACGTACAATTTGGACGTGAAGCGCAAGAGCCGTTCGTTTCAAAACAAAGCCATGACCTACGGTGCCCTTTTGAAAACAATCGCAGGAGAATACCCAGGCATGGACATTATGGACATGGCCTCCAATGGCGGGAAGCTGGGCTCCTTTACCATGCAGTATCAGGAGACAGATTGGCAATTTCTCAAGCGGCTGGCTTCGCGTTTTCAGACTGGACTGATGCCAGCATCCGTTTTTGAAAAGCCGAAGTTCAGCTTTGGTGTGCCAGAGGGTGCTTCAAAGGGTAAGCTCGACGATTTTCACTACCGGGTGCGCAAAAATTTGAATGAATTCCGCCATTCCTCGGAAAACGGGGTCAAGGGCGTGGATGAAAATGACTACATCTTTTACGAGGTAGAGACGGATCGCGTGCTCGATTTGGGCAACGGTGTGGATTTCAAAGGGAAGAGCCTATATGTGTATGAGGCCCATACCGAGATGAAGAAAGGCTTGCTCAAGCACAAGTATTTACTCGCGTCCAAAAAAGGAATGAGCCAAAAGCCGCTCCACAATTCGCTCATCGTAGGGGCATCGGTGCAGGGGAAAGTCATTGAGGTCTCAAAAGACAACGTCAAAATCCATCTCGATATTGATGAGAGCCAGAGCAAAAGCGAAGCGCACTGGTTCCCGTATTCCTCGGTTTATACGGCCGAAGGAAATAGCGGTTGGTATTGCATGCCGGAGCTCGATGACTACGTCCGTGTCTATTTTCCGAGCAACAAGGAGAGTGACGGGATTGCGATTAGCTCTGTCCGGAAAAATTCAGACGAGGGCGAAACGAACAAGCTCGGGAATCCCGATATCAAATACTTCCGTACGGCCAACGGGAAAGAACTGATGTTCAGCCCGTCGGAGGTATTGCTTAGCGCAAAGGATGGGGAAATCCTCATACGCATGACCGACGCGGACGGCATCCAGATTTTCAGCAAGAAAAATATCAAGGTTGTCTCCGAAAAGGACATCCTGATGGACTCTGCCACGAAGGTGATTATCTCTGCGAAAGAGGAGATCAGTCTCACCTGCAAAGAGAGCAACATCAAAATGGACGGAAATACAAGCATCGTCGGGCAGGAGCTCAAAACCAATTGA
- a CDS encoding DNA and RNA helicase, translating into MFSHLYPNFHKGRILKREMLENLRDYPRHFVDLYFQDYTDGIISGMDVTIGEGHLTVGRGIIKHQGRIYLFDREERVSYEAAGMETVLKIRFHEETSLTDYYVYETSYVLDQELESRPDERELGRFKLKQGARLRGDYQDLSDMATEFNTWNIVHVEHAGRNEPTLAPYILRYFANEMLKTVTNHPYDLTFAMQCLNADRVERGLILHYIGNRLGTGYREYTNLQILKYLARILDDAKSGGRSSKTEWKTGGRQRVIVD; encoded by the coding sequence GTGTTTTCCCATCTCTATCCCAATTTTCATAAAGGGCGAATTCTCAAGCGAGAGATGCTTGAGAATCTGCGTGATTACCCGCGGCATTTTGTAGATTTATACTTTCAGGATTATACAGACGGCATTATTTCCGGGATGGATGTAACGATAGGCGAAGGGCACCTCACTGTCGGCAGAGGGATCATCAAGCATCAAGGACGGATTTACTTGTTCGACCGCGAAGAGCGTGTCTCTTATGAGGCCGCAGGTATGGAGACGGTCCTCAAGATTCGCTTTCATGAGGAGACTTCGCTGACCGACTATTACGTTTACGAGACATCGTATGTTCTCGATCAGGAGCTAGAGTCACGCCCTGATGAAAGGGAGTTGGGGCGCTTCAAGCTCAAGCAAGGAGCAAGGCTTCGCGGTGATTATCAGGACTTATCCGATATGGCGACCGAATTCAATACGTGGAATATCGTGCATGTCGAACATGCCGGGAGAAACGAGCCAACACTTGCCCCCTACATCCTGCGGTATTTTGCGAATGAAATGCTGAAAACGGTCACCAATCACCCGTATGATCTCACCTTTGCCATGCAGTGCTTGAATGCGGACAGAGTAGAGCGGGGGCTCATTCTTCATTATATAGGCAATAGACTTGGGACGGGTTACCGCGAGTACACGAACCTGCAGATTCTCAAATACCTCGCACGTATATTGGATGACGCCAAGAGCGGCGGAAGGTCCTCAAAAACGGAGTGGAAAACAGGCGGGCGTCAGCGGGTTATTGTTGATTAA